One Novipirellula caenicola DNA segment encodes these proteins:
- a CDS encoding DUF1583 domain-containing protein, with translation MFLILMGFVTSGYGQAAEPTAEALPQKSDGRATDALFAEQHIPESGMLICDRARSLPRQHAFELLTEWVLPNDQHSHFRVTSDYVAPDNTSEAASSTQSGGRIVSPAIMWLRLANELEKIDATRTAITQCRIDSPRNQCNQTALVALLAIEEGNIALASDLLEKLFSQALSDPELLNESRQAILLCADQAGRSPELSAIVIDPVQMVIQHYVKDIHRTAWHRHLEAAFAKLVEQSQQSETVPHASVLYAGKLDATQWHPVSRSSAMEHGYGYPAANWHLTAGSARKLSSHSDDFLFFASPLQGHFDIETDVTGFGYRDTQLMIAGQWTGLIYDHRHYAIGNISGELKRFAIDPPMQDTHGRGTIHVRTTVRETEATTHFNARPIHVQPLPSRRDPWIAIRSPYNTHGGVDDLRITGSPTVPESIPLVTSPELTQWYDYFSTVTAATHRLTDWKGSVPRQQSGNAATEITDARAIELPPGSSAERLLVYSRPMIEDGSIEYEFWYTPGETIAHPAVGRNCYLLGEQGVRLHRLTDGRYERSSLRSDNASEVSHDQPTLSLLANSWNKMRVEVAGDQLRLLLNAELVYESTLQSDRLQRRFGLFHYADRSDLRVRNPHWTGDWPKQIPELDAQELAVYANAELDRTAEELPELFVQEINAQSILERKFTVVTGNASTDVQSSDDGVRLLRDGQEGYSGTLLGAAVDVGGDFDVVLSYDQFEYKSDAGKVASVQVYVRAKNEERDVAAVQCTQGRDGTFSVQCMKMQTINGEDRRHYFGRYPTEASAGRIRICRRENKIHYLHAENDSTQFQLIGENDFSGEDLQDLGIQFGVQIQGAGGYSRVRFTKIEIRAERLSGLATASADAMLAKFNEQREQLPDSFHCDFRNTPLDENDFHTWGNLHDWNQSTGGVLVDSPGTDHWTSAGISLKHIIQGDFDITFAFEPNELAVPQEGDYTQIYLQVETSDADRTQFNAMLVKSPRGGTVSQAQSRTRNAQGYSYNRLGSLGISTPDYLRLLRRGKKIYFYAGVESKKHEYLIGMTSAPDVPLNPFGVRLMLHTGGSDRKSQMLVKSLDVKANQLTRLSLAPVANSVPSTTKPRPTVPPTKSLPTRLFESVRGLFQ, from the coding sequence TTGTTCTTAATCCTGATGGGGTTCGTCACGTCAGGGTACGGACAAGCCGCAGAACCTACCGCGGAAGCATTACCGCAAAAATCCGATGGCCGCGCGACCGATGCGTTATTTGCGGAACAACACATCCCCGAAAGCGGAATGCTGATATGTGATCGAGCTCGCAGCTTGCCACGGCAGCATGCATTTGAACTTTTGACCGAATGGGTTCTACCTAACGATCAGCATTCGCATTTCCGAGTGACCAGTGACTATGTTGCACCTGACAACACCAGTGAAGCGGCATCGTCCACGCAGTCGGGCGGTCGGATTGTCTCGCCAGCCATTATGTGGCTACGTCTGGCCAACGAGCTCGAGAAAATCGATGCGACTCGTACGGCGATCACTCAATGTCGCATTGACTCGCCCCGTAACCAGTGCAATCAAACGGCGCTAGTCGCGCTGCTGGCCATCGAGGAAGGTAACATCGCGTTGGCCAGCGATTTGTTAGAGAAACTCTTCTCGCAGGCGCTTTCGGATCCCGAGTTGCTAAACGAGTCGCGGCAAGCGATTTTATTATGCGCCGATCAAGCAGGCCGATCACCGGAATTAAGTGCGATCGTCATCGATCCGGTTCAAATGGTGATCCAGCATTATGTCAAAGACATTCATCGAACTGCATGGCATCGTCATCTGGAGGCCGCGTTTGCCAAATTGGTCGAGCAATCGCAACAGAGCGAAACCGTACCGCATGCAAGTGTTTTATACGCAGGCAAGCTCGACGCGACTCAGTGGCACCCCGTCAGCCGCAGTTCGGCGATGGAGCATGGTTATGGCTACCCCGCAGCCAACTGGCACCTGACCGCTGGGTCCGCGCGGAAGCTGTCCAGCCACAGCGACGACTTTCTGTTTTTTGCGTCGCCACTGCAAGGTCATTTCGACATTGAAACCGATGTCACTGGGTTCGGCTATCGCGACACGCAATTGATGATTGCCGGACAATGGACAGGGCTGATTTACGATCATCGCCACTATGCAATCGGAAACATTTCCGGCGAATTGAAACGCTTCGCTATCGATCCGCCCATGCAGGACACTCATGGTCGCGGAACGATTCATGTTCGTACAACGGTGCGAGAAACCGAGGCCACCACTCACTTCAATGCTCGACCGATTCACGTGCAACCGTTGCCGTCGCGTCGTGATCCCTGGATCGCCATTCGCAGTCCCTACAATACGCATGGGGGCGTCGATGATCTGAGGATTACCGGATCGCCCACCGTCCCCGAGTCCATACCGCTGGTGACTTCACCTGAGTTGACCCAGTGGTACGACTACTTCAGTACCGTAACGGCCGCAACCCATCGATTGACCGATTGGAAGGGAAGCGTCCCTAGGCAGCAGTCCGGCAACGCGGCTACGGAGATCACGGACGCTCGCGCGATCGAACTGCCACCGGGAAGCAGTGCCGAGCGGCTGCTGGTCTATAGCCGCCCCATGATCGAAGATGGTTCGATTGAATACGAATTCTGGTACACGCCGGGGGAAACGATCGCGCATCCAGCGGTGGGGCGGAATTGTTACTTGCTTGGCGAGCAAGGCGTAAGGCTGCATCGATTGACCGACGGACGCTACGAACGATCATCGTTGCGAAGCGACAATGCAAGCGAGGTTTCGCACGATCAGCCAACGCTTTCGTTACTCGCGAACTCATGGAACAAAATGCGGGTCGAAGTTGCCGGGGACCAGCTGCGTTTGCTGCTAAACGCCGAACTCGTCTACGAATCGACGCTGCAATCAGATCGTTTGCAGCGAAGGTTTGGGCTTTTTCATTACGCAGATCGATCGGATTTGCGAGTGCGAAACCCACACTGGACCGGTGACTGGCCGAAGCAAATACCTGAACTGGACGCACAAGAGCTAGCTGTTTATGCCAACGCAGAACTTGATCGGACAGCCGAAGAATTACCGGAGCTATTTGTCCAAGAGATTAACGCGCAGTCGATTCTCGAACGCAAGTTCACTGTGGTTACCGGGAACGCCAGTACCGATGTTCAGTCATCCGACGATGGTGTGCGACTACTGCGGGACGGACAAGAAGGATATAGCGGAACGCTGCTCGGTGCGGCGGTGGATGTTGGCGGCGATTTTGATGTCGTGTTGTCCTATGACCAATTCGAATACAAATCCGACGCGGGAAAAGTCGCCAGCGTTCAAGTGTACGTGCGAGCAAAAAACGAGGAACGCGATGTCGCCGCAGTCCAGTGCACGCAAGGCCGCGACGGTACGTTCTCGGTCCAATGCATGAAGATGCAAACGATCAACGGAGAGGATCGTCGACACTATTTTGGGCGTTATCCGACCGAAGCGAGCGCAGGCCGCATTCGCATATGTCGCCGCGAAAACAAAATCCATTACCTGCATGCCGAAAATGATTCAACGCAGTTCCAGCTGATTGGCGAAAATGATTTTTCTGGCGAGGATCTGCAGGATCTCGGCATTCAATTTGGAGTGCAGATTCAGGGTGCAGGTGGGTATTCACGCGTTCGGTTTACCAAGATCGAGATCCGAGCCGAGCGTTTAAGCGGTTTGGCGACCGCGTCCGCTGATGCAATGTTGGCGAAGTTCAACGAACAACGTGAACAACTTCCCGACTCGTTCCACTGCGACTTTCGAAACACGCCGTTAGACGAAAACGATTTCCATACCTGGGGCAATCTGCACGATTGGAATCAATCCACAGGCGGTGTCCTGGTCGATTCGCCGGGCACGGATCATTGGACCAGTGCCGGGATCTCACTGAAACACATCATCCAGGGCGATTTCGATATCACGTTTGCCTTTGAGCCGAATGAGCTGGCGGTCCCCCAAGAAGGCGACTACACGCAAATCTATCTGCAAGTGGAGACTTCGGATGCGGATCGCACGCAATTCAACGCGATGCTGGTCAAATCGCCTCGCGGCGGGACGGTCAGTCAGGCGCAATCCCGGACCCGAAACGCTCAGGGATACAGCTATAACCGACTTGGCAGTTTGGGGATTTCGACGCCCGACTACCTAAGACTGCTACGACGTGGCAAGAAAATCTATTTCTATGCAGGGGTTGAATCCAAAAAACATGAATATTTGATCGGGATGACAAGCGCCCCCGACGTGCCGCTGAATCCTTTTGGCGTTCGACTGATGCTGCATACAGGAGGCTCGGATCGCAAGTCACAAATGTTGGTCAAGTCGCTTGATGTGAAGGCGAATCAGCTGACGCGGCTTTCGCTTGCCCCAGTCGCAAATTCCGTTCCGAGCACGACCAAGCCACGCCCTACTGTCCCCCCTACCAAATCGCTTCCTACCCGATTATTCGAATCCGTTCGCGGACTGTTCCAATGA
- a CDS encoding DUF1583 domain-containing protein — MRYSAAAMIMQSGRNRRIQHRFVGIVRSLAVILLFAPGVPGSAADSGIDQRVDNDSSSDAAVLCHLFGEPLLQQNAVTVCQQTSNLALPERFEALSRWVLPGQGHGFRLRGAFQRSSTRMGQDEAAGDSLVELNACPESAWLFSPARDLIQTASQLGQLDDLLRQTERITPTSPEQAAEQAILLSLIEIELGNVDAVTDRLEDRFGWQRTSHHAASATQRWLDLLMLWSAAANPLTSHLVTQDLFGVYADLSEYSSERELDVINDYLRLLDGRCAEVELLAKHNHPPHSVASAKSLYDVFSRSDAESHAAARPLTRFHIGPDGARKISGHEIDCLAYRGPLAGDFGVNAEISTHAGSFTELMVQGTAVTPIHGGTHVAVAAMSKGNREIALDAKLEQIESTSHLRAVVGGGTANHFFNGRRVLQTDDKRSSTPWVVLRSWRGTASEIHNLHLTGKPQVPKSIDLLADATLSGWASYYEPDLGDGLGQWKTNLGDDQSIELISTPVSGVRHSYHEDLIRYVRPLCWDANIAYEFQYHPNGIGVHPALGRTVFLITPGGVRLHELTDGRFDRSQLRPDNLSELDMQHPQSSRVPELEEGWNSAELQIRENRVTLMLNGNQVGHWELSATESRKFGMFRYRDQTRAVVRNLRLTGDWPQGLAELEQQPLASAQINQLNQEAAALPAQLVHYFRDGIPANLFDFEGDTSFVTELIDGVQMVHSSEYGVRTMNVCGIIEGDFDVIADYKDLKISTGPLSWHCGIGIAVRLENPTFDRCAINRRRDRMHGHQYLGFGHKETNAGRQVVWTGGANVVDESTSGRLRILRRGNTVYGLHAQEDSSVFRLVSSVTIPPGKLGAQGLQLITDVGKGLDMSVNWTKLEIRADKIDLMTVADQAKTLSMLDSHRETMTSATVDFTKQTLADAGVAQVPSTIGTVISDARGATVSVQGDASLKRTGLMKKIALEPEFDVEVDFRILQLDRGYPEEASSEIVLQIGLENLQSSERDPDELSINEATIILRHQSDRKFMLRPRVVARSPGGVTVYRVMHSIPVTMPDKFRIVQHDHVLYFMYSEEESAEAKIIASYPLRRSLNATSVNLWVNAGRERRRAIASWERLRIHAAPAPPRSIFNYLKNSQPQP; from the coding sequence ATGCGTTATTCAGCCGCGGCAATGATCATGCAGAGTGGGCGAAACCGACGAATCCAGCATCGATTTGTTGGCATCGTTCGCTCGCTAGCGGTAATCCTGTTATTTGCTCCTGGCGTCCCTGGCTCGGCCGCCGATTCGGGGATCGATCAGCGGGTGGACAACGATTCATCAAGTGACGCCGCCGTACTTTGCCATTTGTTTGGCGAGCCGCTTTTGCAACAAAACGCGGTGACCGTTTGCCAACAGACAAGCAATTTGGCACTTCCCGAGCGTTTTGAAGCACTTTCCCGCTGGGTGTTGCCAGGTCAAGGGCACGGATTCCGGCTTCGCGGTGCGTTTCAGCGGTCATCAACGAGAATGGGGCAAGATGAAGCCGCTGGCGACAGCTTGGTCGAATTGAACGCTTGTCCCGAATCGGCTTGGTTGTTTTCCCCTGCACGTGATTTGATCCAAACGGCATCGCAGCTCGGTCAATTAGATGACTTACTACGGCAAACCGAACGCATCACGCCGACGTCACCGGAACAAGCGGCGGAACAGGCAATCCTGCTGAGCTTGATCGAAATCGAATTAGGTAACGTCGATGCGGTGACGGACCGGCTAGAAGATCGTTTTGGTTGGCAACGTACTTCGCACCACGCCGCATCAGCGACGCAGCGGTGGCTTGACTTGCTGATGCTTTGGTCCGCTGCGGCAAACCCGCTGACTTCGCACCTCGTTACGCAGGATTTGTTCGGAGTCTATGCGGATCTGAGCGAATACAGTTCGGAACGAGAACTGGATGTGATCAATGACTACTTGCGACTGTTGGACGGACGTTGTGCCGAAGTCGAGCTTCTAGCGAAGCACAATCACCCGCCGCACTCCGTCGCATCTGCAAAATCGCTGTACGACGTCTTTAGTCGTTCCGATGCTGAGTCGCATGCGGCCGCTCGTCCACTGACCCGATTTCACATCGGACCGGACGGGGCACGAAAAATCTCGGGACACGAAATTGATTGCTTAGCTTACCGCGGGCCGCTTGCCGGAGATTTCGGAGTCAATGCCGAAATCAGCACTCACGCTGGCTCGTTTACCGAATTGATGGTTCAAGGAACTGCCGTCACACCGATTCACGGTGGAACGCACGTGGCCGTTGCTGCGATGTCCAAAGGCAACCGCGAGATCGCGCTCGATGCGAAACTCGAACAGATTGAATCGACTAGCCATTTAAGAGCGGTGGTAGGTGGCGGGACCGCTAATCACTTTTTCAACGGACGCCGCGTTCTTCAGACCGACGACAAGCGTTCATCGACACCGTGGGTTGTGCTGCGAAGTTGGCGAGGCACTGCGTCCGAAATCCATAATTTGCATCTGACCGGCAAGCCACAGGTCCCCAAATCGATCGATCTGCTGGCCGATGCAACGCTTAGCGGTTGGGCTAGCTACTACGAACCGGATCTTGGTGATGGTCTTGGTCAGTGGAAAACAAATCTCGGCGACGATCAATCCATTGAACTGATTAGCACCCCCGTAAGCGGCGTGCGTCACAGCTACCACGAAGACCTGATTCGATACGTCCGCCCACTTTGCTGGGATGCCAACATTGCCTACGAGTTCCAATACCATCCCAACGGAATCGGGGTACATCCGGCGTTGGGCCGAACCGTGTTCTTGATCACTCCCGGCGGCGTTCGCTTGCACGAACTGACCGACGGCAGATTTGATCGATCGCAATTGCGGCCGGACAACCTATCGGAGCTTGATATGCAGCATCCGCAGTCGTCGCGCGTGCCGGAATTAGAGGAGGGCTGGAACTCAGCGGAACTGCAAATCCGCGAGAACCGAGTGACGTTGATGCTCAATGGCAATCAAGTCGGCCATTGGGAACTCTCGGCGACAGAGTCACGGAAATTTGGAATGTTCCGTTATCGTGATCAAACTCGTGCGGTCGTACGAAACCTACGACTCACTGGCGATTGGCCCCAAGGCTTGGCTGAGTTGGAACAGCAACCGTTGGCGTCCGCCCAGATCAACCAGTTGAATCAAGAGGCGGCGGCATTGCCAGCCCAGCTGGTTCATTACTTCCGTGACGGGATCCCGGCGAACCTGTTTGATTTCGAAGGCGACACCTCCTTCGTTACCGAGCTGATCGACGGAGTGCAAATGGTTCACTCTTCCGAGTACGGCGTCCGAACGATGAATGTTTGCGGAATCATCGAGGGTGATTTTGATGTGATCGCCGATTACAAGGACCTCAAAATCTCAACAGGACCGCTAAGTTGGCATTGCGGAATTGGGATTGCGGTGCGGCTCGAAAACCCGACCTTCGATCGTTGTGCTATCAATCGGCGGCGTGATCGGATGCATGGGCATCAATATTTGGGATTTGGGCATAAAGAAACAAACGCCGGACGCCAGGTTGTTTGGACGGGCGGCGCCAATGTCGTAGATGAATCGACGTCGGGCAGACTTCGCATTCTACGACGCGGAAATACAGTCTATGGGCTGCATGCCCAAGAAGATTCGTCCGTATTTCGCCTCGTCTCGTCAGTCACGATCCCACCGGGGAAGCTTGGTGCCCAAGGGCTGCAATTGATCACGGATGTCGGCAAAGGCTTGGACATGAGTGTCAACTGGACCAAGCTCGAAATCCGGGCCGACAAGATTGATTTGATGACGGTAGCTGACCAAGCGAAAACGCTATCGATGCTAGACTCACATCGGGAAACAATGACCTCGGCGACAGTGGATTTCACCAAGCAGACTCTTGCCGACGCCGGTGTCGCGCAAGTCCCCTCGACGATTGGAACCGTCATCTCGGACGCTCGAGGTGCGACGGTCTCGGTGCAAGGTGATGCTTCTCTGAAGCGTACCGGGTTGATGAAGAAGATCGCGCTGGAACCCGAGTTTGATGTCGAAGTCGACTTTCGCATTCTGCAACTCGATCGCGGTTATCCTGAAGAAGCGTCCAGTGAAATCGTGTTACAGATCGGACTCGAAAATCTGCAATCCAGCGAACGGGATCCTGACGAGTTATCTATCAATGAAGCCACGATCATTCTTCGCCATCAATCGGACAGAAAATTCATGCTGCGTCCCCGGGTCGTTGCTCGTTCGCCTGGTGGAGTGACGGTCTACCGAGTGATGCATTCGATTCCTGTCACGATGCCTGACAAATTCCGCATCGTGCAACATGATCACGTACTCTATTTCATGTATTCCGAAGAGGAATCGGCGGAAGCGAAAATCATCGCAAGCTATCCGTTGAGACGCAGTCTGAATGCAACCTCCGTCAACCTTTGGGTCAATGCCGGACGCGAGCGACGCCGGGCGATTGCGTCGTGGGAGCGGCTACGAATTCACGCCGCCCCCGCCCCGCCACGATCCATTTTTAATTACCTGAAAAATTCGCAGCCGCAACCTTGA
- a CDS encoding sigma-70 family RNA polymerase sigma factor, with the protein MILDNAEFIDGLRRHDPVAARHLNECFVPSVWRFVYARVDRDTHLAEDIVAESVLALVAAAASETKIDHPAAWMRTVALRRIQDHFRAAARVQHLIEQAQQQTQVIDEQDPAAKHDQKLKRQNVRQAMDDLPETYRLVLEWKYVDQASVKLIANRLGATEKSAESVLYRARQALRNQLNKHHFDPPQSAAATMPQNTMPQNTGGSPAKGDTANPTKPSSGESESSLQKGRPPVFQPRLARES; encoded by the coding sequence GTGATTTTGGACAACGCTGAATTTATTGACGGATTGCGAAGGCACGATCCCGTCGCTGCGAGGCACTTGAATGAGTGTTTCGTGCCGTCGGTGTGGCGATTCGTGTACGCTCGCGTTGACCGTGATACGCACCTCGCCGAAGACATTGTAGCCGAGTCGGTGTTGGCACTCGTAGCCGCCGCCGCAAGTGAAACCAAAATCGATCATCCGGCCGCCTGGATGCGAACGGTTGCACTGCGACGCATTCAAGATCATTTTCGCGCCGCGGCGCGCGTGCAGCACTTAATCGAACAAGCACAACAGCAAACGCAAGTCATTGATGAACAAGACCCTGCAGCAAAGCACGATCAAAAACTAAAGCGTCAAAACGTGCGTCAGGCGATGGACGATCTTCCCGAGACTTATCGGTTGGTGCTGGAATGGAAGTATGTCGATCAAGCCAGCGTGAAATTGATTGCGAATCGACTTGGCGCTACGGAGAAAAGTGCGGAATCGGTGCTCTATCGAGCACGGCAAGCACTGCGGAATCAACTGAACAAACACCACTTCGATCCTCCGCAATCTGCCGCCGCAACGATGCCACAAAACACGATGCCACAAAATACGGGCGGATCGCCTGCAAAAGGTGACACTGCCAACCCGACCAAACCATCCAGCGGCGAATCGGAATCTTCCCTGCAAAAAGGCCGGCCTCCCGTTTTTCAACCGCGTCTCGCCCGCGAATCCTGA
- a CDS encoding DUF1583 domain-containing protein → MMIIKLSLSAAHLLPIVVVTGFLTCWSHSFVSAQTIPADSTVILRQLTERDLDQALESLGELVDQPLTFRDLAYSSLPSAAAGVNRSLAQLSADEQFDRLEKWTLPSEDRKHLRLLAVPVPADAPPRVFGRSLGQRPVESTFAIASVGPVRGFFCSGWMLVQAADEVGRLARLRSTLEELETADVAGATELLMLAYVAGSRGDLDRVKSYLQTHVADDPASAGDLSPDAIPHAAIASAALLHPELQPFAEALLDHLVDRGGQADAIALRPFLRIAHATAVQVYRGQSSPEVLFENRLKYWVPATVRSSTDIQRGQPSGVWLSHEHHLLHLAGGNTDVLLFRFPLVGEFEFVCETQEGGAIGTDGGLVYGGLQFQALGRKDTLQIWDADSDHPLIRPSPFARYDVQPVFNHVSIHSSDDGAKFESNFHPVWFDDAAVGSSPWIGLRSSGTKRPVFRNIQIHGTPTIPREVRLTSGDQLRGWQSGFFAETQPPFRAAAETEQETTSGFDWQLHSGELHAAKQEDDAAARKPGLLQYQRPLLEGEKVQYEFMYNGDGTIVHPAIGRLAYLLESGGVRVRWITSGETEWTGLQSDNAAIEPLNRRGPRTLPLKENQWNVVTIKRFGGKCHITLNDELIYQRADDFDVAPQIGLYRSERTETSRVRNVLLTGDWPETLPSDFATDPLDTVERPLRSRP, encoded by the coding sequence ATGATGATCATCAAGCTTTCCCTATCCGCCGCACATCTGTTGCCGATCGTAGTCGTGACCGGATTCCTCACATGCTGGTCACATTCGTTTGTGAGTGCTCAAACGATCCCCGCCGATTCGACAGTGATATTGCGGCAACTGACCGAGCGTGATCTTGATCAAGCTCTCGAGTCGCTTGGTGAGCTTGTGGATCAGCCACTGACTTTCCGTGACCTTGCCTACAGCAGCTTGCCGTCGGCTGCCGCGGGTGTGAACCGTTCACTTGCTCAACTGAGTGCCGATGAACAATTCGATCGGCTGGAAAAGTGGACGCTGCCTTCAGAGGACCGGAAACACCTTCGTCTATTGGCGGTTCCCGTGCCGGCCGACGCACCGCCGAGGGTGTTTGGCCGATCACTGGGCCAACGTCCTGTAGAATCGACGTTCGCAATCGCATCGGTGGGACCGGTCCGAGGTTTCTTTTGCAGTGGGTGGATGCTCGTACAAGCGGCTGATGAGGTGGGCCGATTGGCTCGATTGCGATCGACGCTCGAAGAATTGGAAACAGCCGACGTCGCCGGCGCGACCGAACTGCTGATGCTCGCTTACGTCGCGGGCAGCCGAGGCGACCTGGATCGTGTCAAAAGCTATCTGCAAACGCACGTTGCCGACGATCCGGCGTCAGCTGGTGATTTGTCGCCCGATGCGATACCGCATGCTGCGATTGCCTCCGCCGCATTGTTACACCCCGAGCTGCAACCGTTCGCCGAAGCTTTATTGGACCACTTGGTGGACCGGGGTGGTCAAGCGGATGCAATCGCGTTGCGGCCGTTCCTGAGGATCGCACACGCCACCGCAGTCCAAGTTTACCGTGGGCAATCGAGCCCCGAAGTGTTGTTTGAGAACCGGTTGAAGTATTGGGTGCCCGCGACAGTCCGATCGTCGACCGATATTCAGCGTGGACAACCCAGCGGCGTGTGGCTCTCACACGAACACCACCTTTTGCATCTCGCCGGCGGGAACACCGACGTATTGTTGTTTCGTTTTCCGCTTGTCGGTGAATTTGAATTTGTTTGTGAGACGCAGGAAGGCGGGGCGATCGGTACTGATGGCGGATTGGTTTATGGCGGCCTGCAATTTCAAGCTCTTGGCCGCAAGGACACATTGCAGATTTGGGATGCGGACTCGGATCATCCCCTGATTCGGCCATCGCCCTTCGCTCGCTACGACGTGCAGCCTGTATTTAATCATGTGTCGATTCATTCGTCCGATGACGGCGCCAAATTCGAGTCCAACTTTCACCCGGTTTGGTTCGACGACGCGGCGGTCGGATCAAGTCCATGGATTGGATTAAGAAGCTCGGGGACCAAACGGCCGGTGTTCCGAAACATCCAAATTCACGGAACGCCGACGATTCCTCGAGAGGTACGGCTGACGTCTGGCGACCAGCTGCGAGGTTGGCAGTCGGGCTTTTTTGCCGAGACCCAGCCCCCGTTTCGAGCTGCGGCTGAAACGGAACAGGAAACGACATCCGGTTTTGATTGGCAGTTGCACTCGGGTGAGCTTCACGCGGCGAAACAAGAAGATGATGCGGCCGCCCGCAAGCCAGGACTGCTTCAATACCAGCGGCCGCTGCTCGAGGGCGAAAAGGTCCAGTACGAATTTATGTACAACGGCGATGGAACGATCGTGCATCCGGCGATCGGAAGACTCGCGTATCTGCTTGAGTCCGGTGGAGTTCGAGTCCGCTGGATCACCAGTGGCGAAACCGAATGGACTGGTTTGCAAAGCGATAACGCGGCGATTGAACCACTGAATCGCCGTGGCCCCCGAACGTTGCCGCTAAAGGAGAATCAATGGAACGTCGTTACCATCAAACGATTCGGTGGCAAGTGTCATATCACCCTGAATGATGAACTGATTTATCAGCGTGCTGACGATTTCGACGTTGCCCCACAAATCGGACTCTACCGATCGGAACGCACCGAGACCTCGCGAGTGCGAAACGTGTTACTGACAGGGGATTGGCCAGAAACCCTTCCCAGCGATTTTGCCACCGACCCATTGGACACGGTGGAACGGCCCCTTCGATCGCGGCCTTAG